In Zunongwangia sp. HGR-M22, the sequence TTTTAAAGACCTGAAACTTTTAAGAAGCTCTACCACCGTTTTTTCCCCAATTCCTTTTATAGATTCAAGCTCTGTATTTAACGCAGCTTTACTTCTTTTATTTCGGTGAAAGGTGATTCCGAATCTATGGGCTTCATCTCTTAGTTGCTGAATAATCTTTAAGGTTTCCGATCTTTTATCCAAATACAGCGGAATTGGATCGCCAGGATAAAATAGTTCTTCTAAACGTTTAGCAATACCTACAATGGCAATCTTACCTCGCAAGCCTAAAGTTTCTAAAGCCTTTACGCCACTGCGAAGTTGTCCTTTCCCTCCATCGACAATAATTAATTGCGGTAATTCTTCATCTTCATTCAACAAACGCTTGTAGCGTCTATAAACTACCTCTTCCATCGATGCGAAATCATCGGGACCTTCAACAGTTTTGATATTAAATTTACGATAATCTTTTTTACTTGGTTTACCGTTTTTAAAAACAACGCAAGCTGCTACCGGATTAGTTCCCTGTATGTTAGAGTTATCAAAACACTCGATATGCCTTGGCTCTACATTTAGTCGAAGATCTTCCTTCATTTGTGCCATGATACGATTTACATGGCGATCTGGATCGACAATCTTCATTTGCTTAAACCGTTCCTGACGGAAATATTTGGCATTTCGCTCTGATAATTCTACTATTTTACGTTTATCGCCAAGTTTTGGCACGGTTACTTTTACATCGTCCCAGGAATCAAGTTTAAAAGGTACGTATATTTCAGGCGATTTCGAATTAAAACGCTGCCTTATTTCAGTAATACCAAGCTCAAGCAATTCTTCATCGGTTTCATCTAACTTTTTCTTCATCTCTATAGTATGCGAACGGATAATCGATCCATGCATTAATTGAAGAAAATTCACATAGCCATAGCCTTCATCACTTATTACAGAGAATACATCTACATTATTGATCTTTGGGTTTACCACCGTAGACCTGGATTGATAGCCTTCTAAAACATCGATCTTATTTTTTATTCGTTGCGCATCTTCAAATTCCATATTTTCAGCATGCTCCTGCATTTGTTCTCTAAATTGATTTAGCGAATCTTTAAAATTCCCTTTTACAATTTGCCTAATATGATCGATATTTCGGTTATATTCTGCTTCGCCCTGATAACCTTCGCATGGGCCTTTACAGTTTCCCAAATGATATTCTAAACAAACTTTAAATTTGTTTTCTCTAATCTTATCTTCAGCAAGGTCGTAATTGCAGGTACGTAATTTATAAAGCCCTTTTATTAAATCGAGTAAGGTATTTACGGTTTTAAAACTGGTAAAAGGTCCGTAATATTCACTACCATCTTTTATAAGTCTTCTAGTTGGAAATACTCTTGGAAAACGCTCATTTTTAATACAGATCCAGGGATAAGTTTTATCATCTTTCAGCATCACATTAAACCGCGGCTGAAGCTTTTTAATTAGATTGTTTTCTAATAATAATGCATCGGTTTCCGACGAAACTACTATATGCCTAATCTCATTAATCTTTTTTACCATCACGCCAATACGATGACTATCATGGCGTTTGGTAAAATAAGAAGTTACTCGCTTTTTTAGATTTTTGGCTTTACCTACATAAAGAATCTTCCCGTTCTTATCGAAATATTGATACACGCCGGGACTGTTAGGCAAAGTTTTTAATTGTACATCTAGAGAAGGTGTTTCCATCACTTCAAATTTAAAATATCTTTTGGGGGTATTTCGAAAAAAATTAGCTAAAATTTGTCGTAATTTGGCCTTCTTACTTATTTTTTTAGTTCAGTAAGAATACAGAAATTCGAAGTTTTAAAAGTATTTTATAATTCAGTAAAATCTGAAAACATTTATTTTGGCTATCTTGTGTATATGGGCGAAAACAAAAAAACAATTATTGGTCGTTTTGATAAAGCCGATTTCCCAATTTTGGATTTAGAGCAAATTTCGGTAAAAATAGATACAGGTGCCTATACTTCATCTATTCATTGCGACGAGATTATCGAAAAAGATGAAGTTTTGCATTGTAAATTTCTTGATGATGAACATGAATCGTACAATGGTAAAGAATTCACTTTTAAAGATTATGAAATTATTTATGTTAGAAGCAGCAACGGCATCATCCAAAAGCGTTATCAGATTGAATCTAAGATAAAGCTTTTTAATAAAGTTTATAAAATTTCACTTTCTTTGTCGTCACGCCAGGAAATGCGTTTCCCTGTTCTTTTAGGGCGAAAATTTTTAAGCAATAAATTTATTGTAGATCCACAATTAATCGATTTATCCTTTAACCAGCAACACCAAAACGATGAACATTAAAATCCTTTCCAGAAACTCACAACTTTATTCCACAAAACGGCTAATTGAAGCCGCACAGAAACGTAAACACACAGTAGAGGTCGTAGATCCACTAAAGTGTGACATCGTGATTGAAAGGAGAAACCCAAATATTTATTATAAGGGTAACTATATAAAAGATGTAGATGCGATTATCCCTAGAATAGGCTCCTCGGTTACTTTTTATGGTACTGCTGTGGTTCGCCAATTCGAGATGATGGGAGCTTTTACGACTACAGATAGCGAAGCTTTAGTAAGAAGCCGGGATAAATTAAGAAGTTTACAAGTACTTTCTCGTGCTAAAATTGGCCTTCCTAAAACAGTATTTACAAATTACTCGAGAGATGTTTCCGGTGTTATCAGTCAGGTTGGAGGACCACCATTGGTAATTAAACTATTAGAAGGAACACAAGGTGTTGGTGTTGTTCTTGCTGAAACTAAAAATGCAGCAGAATCTGTTATTGAAGCATTTAACGGTTTACAGGCTCGTGTGATCGTCCAGGAATTTATTAAAGAAGCAAAAGGTGCAGATATTAGAGCATTTGTGGTAGACGGTCATGTAGTTGGTGCAATGAAGCGTCAAGGAAAGGAAGGAGAATTCCGTTCTAACCTTCACCGAGGCGGTAGCGCAGAATCTATAGAACTTAGTGATGACGAAGAAATTGCAGCGGTAAAAGCTACAAAAGCAATGGGACTTGGAGTTGCCGGTGTAGATATGCTACAAAGTTCACGCGGGCCATTAATTCTTGAAGTTAATTCTTCTCCAGGTTTAGAAGGGATCGAAAAAGCTACAGGGAAAGATATTGCCAAAACCATCATTAGATATATCGAAAAACACGCCTAATTTTTTTATGCCTCAAATCACAAAAGATAACGTCCTGGAAATTCTGGGCAAAAAGATTTTACCCGGCAAAAGCGCTACGATTAATCTTAACATGGCAAAACTCTATACGACAACATCGGTAGAAGTTCCTGTGATTATCGAGCGATCCAAAAACCCGGGGCCTGTGGTTTTAATTACTGCCGGAATCCATGGTGACGAATTGAATGGCGTTGAAGTGGTAAGACAACTCATAAGCAAAGAAATTAACAAACCTAAATGCGGCACAACCATTTGTATACCTGTAGTAAACGTATTTGGTTTTTTAAATATGGCGAGAGAATTTCCTGATGGTCGGGATCTTAACCGAATGTTTCCGGGAACCAAAAATGGTTCGTTAGCCGGAAGGTTTGCATTTCAATTTGTACAAGAAATTTTACCGATTGCAGATTTCTGTTTAGATTTTCACACAGGAGGCGCCAGTAGATTTAATGTAGCTCAAATTCGAGTAAAAAAAGGCGACAAAAAGAGTATAGAACTTGCTAATATCTTTAAAGCACCATTTACTGTGGTTTCCACGACGATTACCAAGTCGTATCGCGAAACTTGCTCAAAAATGGGAATCCCTATCTTACTTTTTGAAGGTGGTAAATCACAGGATAGTAATAAAGAAATTGCAAGACACGGTGTTGAAGGTACAATGAGAATTCTTAATCACCTTGACATGCTAAAGCCTAAATTTGATCTACCAGATGCTCATGCCGAATCAATTTTAATTGAAAACACTTCATGGATGCGCGCTAAATACAGCGGACTTTTACATCTAAAAGTTCCCTGTGGTAAGCATGTTGAAAAAGGAGAATATATAGGTACTATCACCGATCCCTACGGAAAGTTTAGACATAAAATTAAATCCCGTAGCCAGGGCTACATCATTAACGTTAACGAAGCCCCAATCGTTTATCAGGGAGATGCTATTTTCCACATCTCATCTTTATCAAAAAATATAGATGAATAAGCACCAGTTACGTAAAAAATACAAAGCCTTACGATTAAAACTTTCTACGGAAGTTATTGAAGAACTCAGTTTAGAAATTGCCAATAATTTGCTGAAATTAGACATCTGGGAGAACGAATTTTACCATTTGTTTTTAAGCATTGCTGAACAAATGGAAGTTGACACCGAATTCATCTTACATATTCTACAAGGAAAAGATAAGAATGTGGTGATTCCCAGAACTGATATTGAGCAAAATGCGCTAATTAATTATTTACTTACCGACACCACCAAAATCCAGAAAAATCGCTGGAACATCCCTGAACCTGTCGATGGAATTGAAATCGCTCCAGATAATATAGACGTTGTTTTTGTGCCGTTACTAGCGTTTGATAAAACAGGACATCGCATTGGCTACGGAAAAGGCTATTACGATACGTTTTTGAGTTCCTGCAAACCCAATGTTATTAAAATCGGCCTTTCTTTTTATGAAGCTGAAGATGCTTTTGAAGATGTCTACTCTAGTGACATTCCGCTTGATTACTGCGTTACTCCCAAGCAGGTTTATAAGTTTTAGAGCGTAGAATATAGACCGTTTCGCTTTTAGACTGTAGAAAATAGACTTTCTTATTAATGTTTAATTCTTAAGTCATAATTTTGAATGAAGTCCCTTTTAATGACAATTTTCTTCGCCCGCAGCAAAGAAACGGAGATATCCCAATTTTTTCCAGATAGGAATACAATTAAAGGTAACAGCTGTAAACCGTAAACTTAACTACTCCTTCTCTTCTTTCGGGAAAGCTCTTTTATTAAAAAGCAGCAACAAAACTACACCAATACTTATCGAAGAATCTGCAATATTAAAAACAGGCTCGAAAAAAGTAAAAAATTTGCCACCCCAAAACGGAATCCAATCTGGTAAATAGCCTTCATATAAAGGAAAATAGAGCATATCTACCACCTTTCCGTGGAAAAGTGTCCCGTAGCCTCCTCCTTCAGGTAAAAAGGTCGCTATTTTATTATAGCTATCGCTAAAAGTAATTCCGTAGAAAACAGAATCGATGATATTTCCAAATGCACCGGCAAAAATTAAAGCAATAGAAGTAATCAAAATTCGGCTTCCATTCTTTTTAATAGAATCCACCAGCCAATAACCTATTCCAAAAATTGCTACTAATCTAAATAAAGTAAGCGCCAGTTTGCCGTATTGACCGGGAATTTTGGTTCCCCAGGCCATTCCTTCGTTTTCAACAAACAAAATTCTAAACCAATCTAAAACTTTTACTTCTTCACCAAGCATAAAGTTGGTTTTGATATAAATCTTAGAAACCTGATCGATTAAAAGAACAATAAATATAATTAAGCCTGCTTTCTTTAAAGACATTTCTTTTTTTGTTAAAAACGCACCAAAAATAGTAATTATTTAGTTTTTTGCACGCTTATATCTCCATTAATAGAAGTTAATTTAATTTGGTGCATTCCAGATAAGTGTTGATCGACAAAAACTTCTCCATTCCTACTTTTAGCCGTAACTTTTCCGGAAGCCACCTGTGCTGTAATATCTCCTTTATAGGTATTAACCGTGCAGTTACCATCGAAGTTTTTTAAAATACAATATCCTCGTTGAAGATTAGCTGTTAAACTTTCAAATTTGCCTTTAATAATTATCGAAGCTGAATTTGAATTTATAGTCATTATTTTTCCCTCCGGAATATAAATATCAACTTCAAAAGAAAATACTTTGTGCGCACTAAGCTTATCAAAACCTCCAACTAAGCGCTCTGGATATTGACTCTCTAAAATCAAAATTCCGTTATCTAGCTTTGTCTTCAGCTGAATATTATTAAAATATTCTCCTTCAGAATGTGTATTGAATTTTACCGTTTCTCGATTTTCACTATAAATATTGATTTTAAAAACCTCGTCGGCATCAAAAACAATCTCATTAAAATCTGAACTTAGAATGTTTTGCGTATCTCTTTGTGCGAAAAGCTCGCTATGATTAGCAAAAATACATAGCGCTATTAAAACAAAATATTTCTGCAAATTGTTCATCAATTATAAGACAACAAAAAACGCTCCTAAAATTAAGGAGCGTTGGCTGTTTATCTTAAAGTAAGATTATTTCTGCATATTTTTAGCTTCAATACTTAGTGTAGCATGAGGAACAAGCTTTAATCTTTCCTTGTTAATCAACTTTCCGGTTACACGGCAAATACCATAAGTTTTATTCTCTATACGCGTTAATGCGTTTTTAAGATCTCTTATGAATTTCTCCTGACGAATGGCTAATTGAGAATTTGCCTCTTTGCTCATCGTTTCGCTACCTTCCTCGAATGCCTTAAATGTTGGTGAGGTATCATCTGTACCATTATTACCATCATTTTTATACGCATTTTGATAGATTTCTAGTTGTTCCTTAGCTTTGGCAATTTTGCCTTGAATTAGCTGCTTAAATTCAGCCAGGTCTGCGTCGCTAAAACGCTCTTTTACATCACTTGACATAGGCTCAGTTTTTTGTGATTAATAATTTAGTAGTAACATCATCAAATTCAACATCTACTCCATCGTTTACTACTTCTGCAAGTTCGAGTGCTGCAGTTAAAGTTTCAGTTTTGATATAGGTTAAATTTTCATTGACAGCATCCTCGACAATCCCGTCTTTCTTTATGGTTACATTTATAGTATCGGTCACCTCAAATCCACTATCTTTTCTCATATTTTGGATTCGATTAATCAATTCTCTGGCAACACCTTCTTTCTTTAATTCTTCAGAAATATTTACATCTAAGGCTACTGTTATATTTCCACTAGAGGCCACTAACCAACCTTCGATATCTTGTGAACTTATTTCCACTTCACTGGCGTCCAAAGTAATCAATTCTCCATTTACTTCAACATCTATTTTACCTTCTTTTTCAATAGTGGCAATATCATCGGCTTGAAGTTGATTAATTTTAGCAACCACGTGCTTCATTTCCTTTCCGAAACGAGGTCCTAAAACACGGAAATTCGGTTTTATTTGTTTTACCAAAATGCCTGAAGCATCATCGATAAGCTCCACTTCTTTTACATTCACTTCAGATTTAATTAAATCCTGAACGGCTAGAATTTCTTCTCCCTGTTGCTGATCTAAAATCGGAATCATGATGCGTTGCAGTGGTTGCCTTACCTTGATCATTTCTTTTTTACGAAGTGAAAGTACCAAACTTGAAATTGTTTGTGCTTTTTCCATCTTACGTTCTAAAGATTTGTCTACAAACTTCTCGTCGTAAACCGGGAACAAAGAAGTGTGAACCGACTCGTAATTTTCTTTATTAGTAGTGCTATTTAAATCTTTATATAATGCATCCATAAAGAATGGCGCTACAGGAGCACCTAGCTTGGCTACAGTTTCAAGACAAGTATATAAGGTTTGGTATGCTGAAATTTTATCTTGCTCGTAATCGCCTTTCCAGAATCTTCTACGGCTTAAACGCACAAACCAGTTACTTAAGTTTTCCTGAACAAATTCTGAAATGGCTCTGGTTGCTCTGGTTGGCTCGTATTCTGCATAAAATTTATCAACTTTTGCAATAAGTGTATGTAATTCTGAAAGAATCCAACGATCGATTTCAGGACGTTCTGCTAACGGAACATCAGCTTCAGCATAGGTGAAGTTATCAATATTTGCATACAGCGTAAAGAATGAATAGGTATTATATAGTGTACCGAAGAATTTACGGCTTACTTCTCCTATTCCTTCGATATCAAACTTTAAATTATCCCACGGATTCGCATTAGCAATCATGTACCACCGTGTAGCATCTGGCCCGTAAGCAGCCAAAGTTTCGAACGGATCTACTGCGTTACCCAAACGCTTAGACATTTTCTGTCCGTTTTTGTCTAAAACGAGTCCGTTTGAAACTACATTTTTATACGCAACATCATCAAAAGTCATAGTTGCTATTGCATGTAAAGTATAGAACCAACCACGGGTTTGATCGACACCTTCAGCAATAAAATCGGCTTTACGCCAGTCTTTCTCTACTTTCTCTTTATTCTCGAATGGGTAGTGCCATTGCGCATAAGGCATAGAACCAGAATCGAACCAAACATCGATTAGATCGGCTTCACGCTTCATTGGTTTTCCAGATTCAGAAACCAACGTAATCGTATCTACCACATTTTTATGAAGATCTACATTAGCGTAGTTTTCTTCACTCATATCGCCAATTTTAAAATCAGCAAAAATATCCTTGTCCATCACTCCTGCTTCAACAGCTTTTGTGATTTCAATTTTTAATTCTTCAACAGAGCCAATGATCTTTTCTTCTCTACCATCTTCGGTTCTCCAAATTGGTAACGGAATTCCCCAATATCGGCTTCGAGACAAGTTCCAGTCGTTCGCATTGGCTAACCAGTTTCCAAAACGACCTTCTCCGGTAGATTTTGGTTTCCAGTTAATTCCGGTATTTAGCTCGTGCATACGATCTTTAACATCGGTCACTTTAATAAACCAGGAATCTAACGGATAATATAAAATTGGCTTATCGGTACGCCAACAGTTTGGATAACTGTGCACATATTTTTCAACCTTAAAAGCTCTGTTTTCTTCCTTCAGCTTAATAGCGATTTCTACATCTACAGATTTTTCAGGTGCTTCACCATCGCCGTAATATTCATTCTTCACATATTTACCAGCAAATTCGCCCATTTCTGGTCTAAATTTTCCTTGTAAATCAACTAGCGGGACTAGATTATCATTATCATCTTTCACCAACATTGGTGGCACTGCAGGAGTTGCTTGTTTGGCAACCATAGCATCATCTGCACCAAAAGTCGGTGCGGTATGTACAATACCGGTACCATCTTCTGTAGTTACAAAATCACCAGCAATTACACGGAATGCATTTTCTGGATTTTCATAAGGCAGCGCGTATGGCAATAGTTGCTCATATTCGATTCCTACTAGATCTTTTCCTAAGTAAGTTTCGCCAATTAAAAAAGGGATTTTCTTATCGCCTTCTTTGTAAGCTTTAAGTTTTTCTTCACTTTCTACCTGCTTAAACTTCTTATCGAATTGTTTAGCCACAAGCGGTTTACCCACCAAAATAGTAATAGGCTCGAACGTATATTGATTATACGTTTTTACCGCTACATATTCAATTTTTGGGCCTACAGTAAGCGCGGTGTTACTAGGAAGCGTCCATGGAGTGGTTGTCCAGGCAATTAAGAATACCTCTTCTGCATACTCTTTTAATCCTGCCGGAAGTGTTTCTTTTTTAGATTTAAACATTGCGGTTACCGTAGTATCCGAAACATCCTGATAGGTTCCCGGCTGATTAAGCTCGTGAGAACTTAAACCCGTACCTGCTTTTGGTGAATATGGCTGAATGGTATAGCCTTTATAAATATGACCTTTGTTATAGATCTCTTTTAGCAGGTACCAAACCGTCTCCATATATTTTGGCTTGTAGGTGATATAAGGATCGTCCATATCTACCCAATACCCCATTTTTTCGGTAAGGTCGTTCCACACATCGGTGTAGCGCATTACCGCATTTTTACAAGCTTCGTTATATTGCTCTACACTAATTTTAGTGCCTATATCTTCTTTGGTGATTCCAAGTTCCTTTTCTACGCCAAGCTCTACCGGAAGACCATGAGTATCCCAACCTGCTTTACGTTTAACTTGAAATCCTTTTTGAGTTTTATAGCGACAAAAAATATCCTTAATTGCTCTTGCCATCACGTGGTGAATCCCCGGCAATCCGTTTGCCGATGGCGGGCCTTCAAAAAACACAAATGGCTTTTCACCCTCACGTGAAGTTATACTCTTTTCAAATATTTGGTTTTCTTTCCAATATTTTAATGTCTCCTCTGCAACTTTTGGTAAGTCAAGTCCTTTATATTCAGGGAACTTTGTGCTCATTTCCTCAAAATTTCTAATGATGTGCGAAAATAAGGAATTTTGCTAAAACAGCGGTCGGTATCTGCTTAAATTACCCATTCTTAGGAATTTTAATGTAATGGTAAAACCGAATTAAAGAAAACGTAATATTTATATAGGTTTTTTCTTTTGTTTTGAAAATAGTTTGCGGCGGGTGTTTAATGGTTTGCAGAGATTCTAGCCTTTAGCTTTGATTAAAGAATTAAGCATAAGAATCTAGATTCTTGAATCTTCGGTGACATTCTTTTAAAATTCTAAATTCTGACGAAAATTTAGTTCTTGATAC encodes:
- a CDS encoding TraR/DksA family transcriptional regulator, whose protein sequence is MSSDVKERFSDADLAEFKQLIQGKIAKAKEQLEIYQNAYKNDGNNGTDDTSPTFKAFEEGSETMSKEANSQLAIRQEKFIRDLKNALTRIENKTYGICRVTGKLINKERLKLVPHATLSIEAKNMQK
- a CDS encoding succinylglutamate desuccinylase/aspartoacylase family protein; this translates as MPQITKDNVLEILGKKILPGKSATINLNMAKLYTTTSVEVPVIIERSKNPGPVVLITAGIHGDELNGVEVVRQLISKEINKPKCGTTICIPVVNVFGFLNMAREFPDGRDLNRMFPGTKNGSLAGRFAFQFVQEILPIADFCLDFHTGGASRFNVAQIRVKKGDKKSIELANIFKAPFTVVSTTITKSYRETCSKMGIPILLFEGGKSQDSNKEIARHGVEGTMRILNHLDMLKPKFDLPDAHAESILIENTSWMRAKYSGLLHLKVPCGKHVEKGEYIGTITDPYGKFRHKIKSRSQGYIINVNEAPIVYQGDAIFHISSLSKNIDE
- a CDS encoding 5-formyltetrahydrofolate cyclo-ligase — protein: MNKHQLRKKYKALRLKLSTEVIEELSLEIANNLLKLDIWENEFYHLFLSIAEQMEVDTEFILHILQGKDKNVVIPRTDIEQNALINYLLTDTTKIQKNRWNIPEPVDGIEIAPDNIDVVFVPLLAFDKTGHRIGYGKGYYDTFLSSCKPNVIKIGLSFYEAEDAFEDVYSSDIPLDYCVTPKQVYKF
- the uvrC gene encoding excinuclease ABC subunit UvrC, whose product is METPSLDVQLKTLPNSPGVYQYFDKNGKILYVGKAKNLKKRVTSYFTKRHDSHRIGVMVKKINEIRHIVVSSETDALLLENNLIKKLQPRFNVMLKDDKTYPWICIKNERFPRVFPTRRLIKDGSEYYGPFTSFKTVNTLLDLIKGLYKLRTCNYDLAEDKIRENKFKVCLEYHLGNCKGPCEGYQGEAEYNRNIDHIRQIVKGNFKDSLNQFREQMQEHAENMEFEDAQRIKNKIDVLEGYQSRSTVVNPKINNVDVFSVISDEGYGYVNFLQLMHGSIIRSHTIEMKKKLDETDEELLELGITEIRQRFNSKSPEIYVPFKLDSWDDVKVTVPKLGDKRKIVELSERNAKYFRQERFKQMKIVDPDRHVNRIMAQMKEDLRLNVEPRHIECFDNSNIQGTNPVAACVVFKNGKPSKKDYRKFNIKTVEGPDDFASMEEVVYRRYKRLLNEDEELPQLIIVDGGKGQLRSGVKALETLGLRGKIAIVGIAKRLEELFYPGDPIPLYLDKRSETLKIIQQLRDEAHRFGITFHRNKRSKAALNTELESIKGIGEKTVVELLKSFRSLKRVKEASEKSLADVVGSAKAKIVYDYYHAEPSD
- a CDS encoding ATP-dependent zinc protease family protein produces the protein MGENKKTIIGRFDKADFPILDLEQISVKIDTGAYTSSIHCDEIIEKDEVLHCKFLDDEHESYNGKEFTFKDYEIIYVRSSNGIIQKRYQIESKIKLFNKVYKISLSLSSRQEMRFPVLLGRKFLSNKFIVDPQLIDLSFNQQHQNDEH
- the rimK gene encoding 30S ribosomal protein S6--L-glutamate ligase; the protein is MNIKILSRNSQLYSTKRLIEAAQKRKHTVEVVDPLKCDIVIERRNPNIYYKGNYIKDVDAIIPRIGSSVTFYGTAVVRQFEMMGAFTTTDSEALVRSRDKLRSLQVLSRAKIGLPKTVFTNYSRDVSGVISQVGGPPLVIKLLEGTQGVGVVLAETKNAAESVIEAFNGLQARVIVQEFIKEAKGADIRAFVVDGHVVGAMKRQGKEGEFRSNLHRGGSAESIELSDDEEIAAVKATKAMGLGVAGVDMLQSSRGPLILEVNSSPGLEGIEKATGKDIAKTIIRYIEKHA
- a CDS encoding DUF4097 family beta strand repeat-containing protein, whose amino-acid sequence is MNNLQKYFVLIALCIFANHSELFAQRDTQNILSSDFNEIVFDADEVFKINIYSENRETVKFNTHSEGEYFNNIQLKTKLDNGILILESQYPERLVGGFDKLSAHKVFSFEVDIYIPEGKIMTINSNSASIIIKGKFESLTANLQRGYCILKNFDGNCTVNTYKGDITAQVASGKVTAKSRNGEVFVDQHLSGMHQIKLTSINGDISVQKTK
- the ileS gene encoding isoleucine--tRNA ligase, whose product is MSTKFPEYKGLDLPKVAEETLKYWKENQIFEKSITSREGEKPFVFFEGPPSANGLPGIHHVMARAIKDIFCRYKTQKGFQVKRKAGWDTHGLPVELGVEKELGITKEDIGTKISVEQYNEACKNAVMRYTDVWNDLTEKMGYWVDMDDPYITYKPKYMETVWYLLKEIYNKGHIYKGYTIQPYSPKAGTGLSSHELNQPGTYQDVSDTTVTAMFKSKKETLPAGLKEYAEEVFLIAWTTTPWTLPSNTALTVGPKIEYVAVKTYNQYTFEPITILVGKPLVAKQFDKKFKQVESEEKLKAYKEGDKKIPFLIGETYLGKDLVGIEYEQLLPYALPYENPENAFRVIAGDFVTTEDGTGIVHTAPTFGADDAMVAKQATPAVPPMLVKDDNDNLVPLVDLQGKFRPEMGEFAGKYVKNEYYGDGEAPEKSVDVEIAIKLKEENRAFKVEKYVHSYPNCWRTDKPILYYPLDSWFIKVTDVKDRMHELNTGINWKPKSTGEGRFGNWLANANDWNLSRSRYWGIPLPIWRTEDGREEKIIGSVEELKIEITKAVEAGVMDKDIFADFKIGDMSEENYANVDLHKNVVDTITLVSESGKPMKREADLIDVWFDSGSMPYAQWHYPFENKEKVEKDWRKADFIAEGVDQTRGWFYTLHAIATMTFDDVAYKNVVSNGLVLDKNGQKMSKRLGNAVDPFETLAAYGPDATRWYMIANANPWDNLKFDIEGIGEVSRKFFGTLYNTYSFFTLYANIDNFTYAEADVPLAERPEIDRWILSELHTLIAKVDKFYAEYEPTRATRAISEFVQENLSNWFVRLSRRRFWKGDYEQDKISAYQTLYTCLETVAKLGAPVAPFFMDALYKDLNSTTNKENYESVHTSLFPVYDEKFVDKSLERKMEKAQTISSLVLSLRKKEMIKVRQPLQRIMIPILDQQQGEEILAVQDLIKSEVNVKEVELIDDASGILVKQIKPNFRVLGPRFGKEMKHVVAKINQLQADDIATIEKEGKIDVEVNGELITLDASEVEISSQDIEGWLVASSGNITVALDVNISEELKKEGVARELINRIQNMRKDSGFEVTDTINVTIKKDGIVEDAVNENLTYIKTETLTAALELAEVVNDGVDVEFDDVTTKLLITKN
- a CDS encoding lipoprotein signal peptidase, whose product is MSLKKAGLIIFIVLLIDQVSKIYIKTNFMLGEEVKVLDWFRILFVENEGMAWGTKIPGQYGKLALTLFRLVAIFGIGYWLVDSIKKNGSRILITSIALIFAGAFGNIIDSVFYGITFSDSYNKIATFLPEGGGYGTLFHGKVVDMLYFPLYEGYLPDWIPFWGGKFFTFFEPVFNIADSSISIGVVLLLLFNKRAFPKEEKE